The Candidatus Zixiibacteriota bacterium genome window below encodes:
- a CDS encoding pyridoxal phosphate-dependent aminotransferase translates to MSVSTPIKTDVGPQAPVSSRGKRVPPSPIRKLTVYADEAKKRGIKVYHLNIGQPDVPTPPEFFAAIRDFQAPVLAYGNSQGHADLLKAWSRYYVAKGLDITTEQIQITTGGSEAIVFAFVLTCDPGDNVIVSEPFYTNYYSLGLMVNVELRPIAADPRRGYCLPARSQIEAAIDSRTRAILICSPNNPTGTVLTRDEIATVVQIAEAHNLYILSDEVYREFCYGAPHTSIWQFPQVGQRVIMLDSISKRFSACGARIGALISRNEAIIAGVLRLGQARLCTATIEQIAAAKLMDLGPDYYAHLAAEYQGRRDLLYDRLVKIPGVHCEKPSGAFYLMATLPIDDADRFCQWMLTDFVHDGQTVMLAPGAGFYASPGKGLNEARIAYVLEKPELDKAMTVLAAALQAYPGRC, encoded by the coding sequence GGGGCAAGCGCGTGCCGCCGTCGCCCATTCGCAAGTTGACCGTCTACGCGGACGAGGCGAAGAAACGCGGGATTAAGGTCTATCATCTCAACATCGGTCAGCCGGATGTTCCCACGCCGCCGGAGTTCTTCGCGGCCATCCGGGATTTCCAGGCGCCGGTGTTGGCCTATGGGAATTCCCAGGGGCACGCCGATCTCCTCAAGGCGTGGTCGCGCTACTATGTCGCCAAGGGGCTGGACATCACGACCGAGCAGATCCAAATCACGACCGGCGGCTCTGAGGCGATCGTCTTCGCCTTCGTGTTGACCTGCGACCCGGGGGACAATGTCATCGTCTCCGAGCCGTTCTACACCAACTACTACTCGCTGGGTCTGATGGTCAATGTCGAGCTGCGGCCGATTGCGGCCGACCCCAGGCGGGGATACTGTCTGCCGGCGCGGAGTCAGATCGAAGCTGCCATCGATTCCCGGACGCGCGCCATCCTGATCTGTTCCCCCAACAACCCGACCGGGACCGTGCTCACACGCGACGAGATCGCCACCGTCGTGCAGATCGCCGAGGCGCACAACCTGTACATCCTATCGGATGAGGTCTACCGCGAGTTCTGTTATGGCGCGCCGCACACCTCAATCTGGCAGTTCCCGCAGGTCGGGCAGCGGGTGATCATGCTCGACTCGATCTCGAAGCGTTTTTCTGCCTGCGGAGCGCGCATCGGGGCATTGATCTCGCGCAATGAGGCGATCATCGCCGGGGTCTTGCGGCTGGGGCAGGCGCGGCTGTGCACCGCCACGATCGAGCAGATCGCCGCTGCGAAGTTGATGGACTTGGGCCCCGACTACTATGCCCATCTGGCCGCCGAGTATCAGGGGCGCCGCGATCTGCTCTACGATCGTCTGGTCAAGATCCCCGGCGTCCACTGCGAGAAACCGTCGGGGGCCTTCTATCTCATGGCCACGCTGCCGATCGATGACGCCGATCGTTTCTGCCAGTGGATGCTCACCGATTTCGTTCATGACGGGCAAACCGTGATGCTGGCGCCAGGGGCGGGGTTCTACGCCTCACCGGGGAAAGGTCTGAACGAAGCGCGGATTGCCTATGTTCTGGAGAAACCGGAACTGGACAAAGCGATGACAGTGCTGGCGGCGGCGTTGCAGGCGTATCCGGGGCGGTGTTGA